The following coding sequences are from one Gadus macrocephalus chromosome 3, ASM3116895v1 window:
- the LOC132453650 gene encoding insulin-like growth factor-binding protein 2-A — MAPYGTSCVLLLLCLGASLAQMVFRCPACTAERQALCPPPTDTCTEIVREPGCGCCPVCARQEGDFCGVFAPRCSGGPRCYPQPDWELPLEQPVQGQRLCGPRMDPEPPTWSPDAPREHASSGQ, encoded by the coding sequence ATGGCTCCGTACGGGACCTCctgcgtgctgctgctgctctgcctcGGCGCCTCCCTGGCCCAGATGGTGTTCCGATGCCCGGCGTGCACCGCGGAGCGCCAGGCGCTGTGCCCGCCGCCGACAGACACGTGCACGGAGATCGTGCGGGAGCCGGGATGCGGCTGCTGCCCGGTGTGCGCCCGGCAAGAGGGGGACTTCTGCGGGGTGTTCGCGCCGAGGTGCTCCGGCGGTCCGCGATGCTACCCGCAACCCGACTGGGAGCTACCGCTGGAGCAGCCGGTGCAGGGCCAGCGGCTGTGCGGCCCCCGGATGGACCCGGAGCCCCCCACTTGGAGCCCGGACGCCCCCCGGGAGCACGCCAGCAGCGGTCAGTGA